A region from the Pseudomonas sp. KU26590 genome encodes:
- a CDS encoding restriction endonuclease subunit S yields MTFPAYSYYRDSGVEWLGVVPEHWGVKPLRYLGRFRKGLTITKADLTDTGIPCLNYGEVHSLYPFEVNQDIHALKCVPAEYLETEPSSCISYGDFVFADTSEDLEGVGNFTHVSGTEPLFAGYHTIIYSLDSDVNSRFLAYCLESFAFRTQLRMGVKGVKVFSVTQEILRGGIAWIPTTAEQTQIARFLDHETARIDALIEEQQRLIELLKEKRQAVISHAVTKGLDPIVSMKDSGVEWLGEVPAHWDVSRLKYHSTRIGDGLHSTPEYDDAGDYFFINGNNLVGGAITIAPTTRQVNRQEFLKHRVLLDSSTVLISINGTIGNLALYSGEPVILGKSAAYINCTESLSPRFCLYLFSSEQIKRFFESQLTGTTIYNLSLRTIAETPTPLPPIDEQNSIVEFLNRNVDGFDELIDNAMKLAQLLQERRSALISAAVTGKIDVRGWQPPASEPTPELVEEAV; encoded by the coding sequence ATGACGTTTCCAGCGTATTCGTACTACAGGGATTCTGGGGTCGAGTGGCTAGGGGTTGTACCTGAACATTGGGGTGTTAAACCGCTCAGGTATCTCGGCCGCTTTAGAAAAGGATTGACGATAACAAAAGCAGATTTAACTGATACAGGTATCCCTTGTCTGAATTATGGTGAAGTTCACTCCTTGTATCCTTTCGAGGTAAACCAAGACATACATGCCCTAAAATGCGTGCCTGCGGAGTATCTGGAAACAGAGCCATCATCTTGTATTAGCTATGGCGATTTTGTGTTTGCCGATACCTCGGAGGACCTTGAAGGCGTCGGCAATTTCACTCATGTGTCAGGCACGGAGCCTCTCTTCGCTGGTTATCACACGATTATCTACAGCTTGGATTCGGACGTAAATTCACGGTTTCTTGCCTATTGTCTAGAGTCTTTCGCCTTCAGAACCCAGTTACGTATGGGTGTAAAAGGGGTCAAGGTATTCAGTGTCACTCAGGAAATTCTTCGGGGCGGTATTGCTTGGATCCCTACAACAGCCGAGCAAACCCAAATCGCCCGCTTCCTCGACCACGAAACCGCCCGAATTGACGCGCTGATCGAAGAGCAGCAGCGCCTGATCGAACTGCTCAAGGAAAAACGCCAGGCCGTGATTTCCCACGCAGTCACCAAAGGCCTCGACCCCATTGTGTCAATGAAAGACTCCGGCGTGGAGTGGCTAGGCGAGGTGCCGGCGCATTGGGATGTTTCTCGCCTCAAATACCACAGCACTAGGATCGGTGATGGTTTGCACTCCACCCCAGAGTATGACGATGCGGGTGATTATTTCTTTATCAATGGGAATAATCTTGTGGGAGGGGCAATTACCATCGCCCCAACAACTCGGCAAGTTAATCGCCAAGAGTTTTTAAAACATCGAGTGTTGCTTGATTCGAGCACAGTCCTTATCTCTATAAATGGCACCATAGGAAACCTTGCGCTTTACAGTGGCGAGCCGGTGATCTTAGGAAAAAGCGCAGCCTATATAAATTGTACTGAGTCACTTTCACCAAGATTTTGCCTATATCTTTTTTCCTCAGAGCAGATTAAGCGCTTCTTTGAAAGCCAGCTTACCGGGACGACTATTTACAACCTTTCACTGCGAACAATTGCGGAAACGCCAACGCCTTTACCGCCTATAGATGAACAAAATTCCATAGTCGAATTCTTGAATAGAAATGTCGATGGATTTGACGAGCTAATCGACAATGCTATGAAGCTTGCACAGCTGCTCCAAGAGCGCCGCTCTGCCCTAATCTCCGCTGCCGTCACCGGCAAAATCGACGTACGCGGCTGGCAGCCACCGGCCAGCGAGCCAACTCCCGAATTAGTAGAAGAGGCCGTGTAA